One window of the Carnobacterium maltaromaticum DSM 20342 genome contains the following:
- the mreD gene encoding rod shape-determining protein MreD produces the protein MNMNLKKSFLPPLIIFCFFLIDGVLAALFSKTFYDGNFVLVPRLIVISFVMMSFYLPRNKMLLYAIIFGLLYDSYYSGVLGVYVALFPIIVYITEKLKKVLNPNVLVVGMMLIINLSMVEGALYLFYQVLGQNTMDVNSFLAERLGPTLLLNSAIFIFLYFPLKKTILKLTES, from the coding sequence ATGAACATGAATTTAAAGAAAAGTTTTTTACCACCGCTAATTATTTTTTGTTTTTTTCTGATTGATGGAGTTTTAGCTGCTTTATTTTCTAAAACGTTTTATGATGGAAACTTTGTTTTAGTTCCTCGTCTTATAGTCATTAGTTTTGTGATGATGTCCTTTTATCTTCCTAGAAATAAAATGTTGCTTTATGCAATTATTTTTGGTTTACTGTATGATAGTTACTACAGTGGAGTTTTAGGTGTATATGTAGCCCTATTTCCAATAATTGTTTATATTACCGAAAAGTTAAAAAAAGTATTAAACCCGAATGTTTTAGTCGTGGGAATGATGTTAATTATCAATCTTAGTATGGTTGAGGGAGCGCTTTACCTTTTCTATCAAGTCTTAGGTCAAAATACGATGGACGTTAATAGTTTCTTGGCGGAACGTCTGGGACCTACGTTGCTTCTAAATAGTGCGATTTTTATTTTTCTATATTTTCCGTTGAAAAAAACTATTTTAAAGCTTACTGAGAGCTAG
- a CDS encoding amino acid ABC transporter substrate-binding protein, translated as MKKLQMILVIAGVFILVAACGKSGAGNKKEAKEQDSYSQIEKNGKLVVGLDDTFAPMSYRDNNGDIVGFDVDLAKAVGEKLDLKLEFQAIDWAMKETELNAGNIDLIWNGYTITPERKEKVAFSTPYLDNSQAIIVLKDSEIQKKSDLKGKTVTAQQSSSAVDAVKNDSEVTLTDLKTGDLVQYPSNNDVFNDLEAKRSEAAVADEVLARYYISLKGAEKYRILTENFGKEEYGVGMRKADKQLKEKIDQALAELKTDGTYDKIYATWFGKEK; from the coding sequence ATGAAAAAATTACAAATGATCTTAGTCATAGCAGGGGTATTTATCTTAGTTGCAGCGTGTGGCAAATCAGGAGCAGGAAATAAAAAAGAAGCAAAAGAACAAGACTCATATAGTCAAATTGAAAAAAATGGAAAACTTGTTGTTGGGTTAGATGATACATTTGCACCGATGAGTTATCGTGATAATAATGGTGATATTGTAGGTTTTGATGTTGATTTAGCTAAAGCTGTAGGTGAAAAATTAGACTTAAAACTTGAATTTCAAGCAATTGATTGGGCGATGAAAGAAACAGAACTAAATGCAGGTAATATTGATTTAATCTGGAATGGTTATACAATTACACCAGAAAGAAAAGAAAAAGTTGCCTTTTCAACTCCGTATCTAGACAATAGTCAAGCGATTATTGTTTTAAAAGATAGTGAAATTCAGAAGAAATCAGATTTAAAAGGTAAGACAGTGACCGCTCAACAGTCTTCTAGTGCCGTTGATGCAGTGAAAAACGATTCCGAGGTTACTTTGACGGACTTAAAAACAGGTGATTTAGTTCAATATCCATCTAACAATGATGTATTTAATGATCTTGAAGCTAAACGTAGTGAGGCAGCAGTTGCCGATGAGGTATTAGCTAGATACTATATTAGTTTGAAAGGTGCTGAAAAATATCGTATTTTGACTGAAAATTTTGGTAAGGAAGAATACGGTGTTGGTATGCGTAAAGCTGATAAGCAGTTAAAAGAAAAAATTGATCAAGCTTTAGCCGAGTTAAAAACAGATGGCACCTACGATAAGATTTATGCAACATGGTTTGGCAAAGAAAAATAA
- the rplU gene encoding 50S ribosomal protein L21 produces the protein MYAIIKTGGKQVKVEVGQAIYVEKLNVEAGETVSFDEVILVGGEETKVGAPTIAGATVEGTVEKHGKQKKVTTFKYKPKKHTHRKQGHRQPYTKVVINAINA, from the coding sequence ATGTACGCAATTATCAAAACAGGTGGAAAACAAGTTAAAGTTGAGGTAGGCCAAGCAATTTACGTTGAAAAATTAAACGTTGAAGCTGGTGAAACTGTTAGCTTTGATGAAGTAATCTTAGTAGGTGGCGAAGAAACAAAAGTTGGAGCGCCAACAATCGCAGGAGCTACTGTTGAGGGTACTGTAGAAAAACATGGTAAACAAAAGAAAGTTACTACGTTCAAATACAAACCTAAAAAACATACTCACCGTAAACAAGGTCATCGTCAACCTTATACAAAAGTTGTTATTAACGCAATTAACGCATAA
- a CDS encoding LacI family DNA-binding transcriptional regulator codes for MATTIKDIVERTGLSLGTVSKYLNGVSVKPKNKVLIDEAVEFLDFKVNLFARGLRTKESKSIGIIIPSLELTFSTKIVAITEKYLAQNGYVVMICVVTGDEEIDSEKLQNLVNQSVDGLLVIPPAKNRFLTTWLEKMKGFIPVIVLDRYLESNVVFDHVVVDNRQAAKKAVTRLLLKGHTRIGIIAGDKGGYTSKERLLGYQDALNSQGVSLKPEYIVYGDFSKKSGYDACQELFELQNVPTAIFVTNYDMTVGALECFNSYQKRIGEDISLIGFDSAEISTILTPKLSMVIQPVDKMAEFVAEELLKAIREPENVKSKSTVFTCELLIEDSIQSIK; via the coding sequence ATGGCGACAACGATAAAAGATATCGTCGAAAGAACGGGTTTATCTTTAGGAACAGTTTCAAAATATTTAAATGGTGTATCTGTAAAACCAAAAAATAAAGTATTAATTGATGAGGCAGTTGAATTTTTAGATTTTAAAGTAAATTTATTTGCACGAGGTTTAAGAACAAAAGAGTCAAAATCAATTGGAATCATTATTCCTTCTTTAGAGCTAACGTTTTCAACAAAAATCGTGGCCATTACAGAAAAATACTTAGCTCAAAATGGATATGTTGTGATGATTTGTGTGGTTACAGGCGATGAAGAAATTGATTCAGAAAAATTACAAAATCTAGTTAATCAAAGTGTGGATGGTTTGTTGGTGATTCCGCCAGCTAAAAACCGCTTTTTAACTACATGGCTAGAAAAAATGAAAGGATTCATTCCAGTTATTGTCTTAGATCGCTATCTAGAATCAAATGTAGTGTTTGACCATGTAGTTGTAGATAATCGTCAGGCGGCTAAAAAGGCAGTTACAAGGCTTCTTCTAAAAGGACATACTAGAATTGGAATTATTGCAGGAGACAAAGGGGGCTATACTTCTAAAGAACGACTTTTAGGTTACCAGGATGCTTTAAATTCTCAAGGAGTTTCTTTAAAACCAGAATATATTGTTTACGGTGATTTTTCAAAAAAAAGTGGTTATGATGCCTGCCAAGAATTATTTGAGTTGCAAAATGTCCCCACAGCAATTTTTGTAACAAATTATGATATGACCGTTGGAGCTTTAGAATGTTTTAATTCATACCAGAAAAGAATAGGAGAGGATATTTCTTTAATTGGTTTTGATTCTGCTGAAATCTCAACAATTCTAACACCAAAACTTTCAATGGTGATCCAACCAGTTGATAAAATGGCAGAATTTGTCGCTGAAGAATTATTAAAAGCCATTAGAGAACCAGAAAATGTAAAATCTAAAAGCACAGTATTTACTTGTGAGTTATTGATCGAGGATTCAATCCAATCTATAAAATAA
- a CDS encoding amino acid ABC transporter substrate-binding protein, which yields MKKKLILVSLLCLAFVIGGCKSETKANTNEKNKIIVGLDDTFVPMGYRDKAGKIVGLDVDLAKEFGKRANVDIEFQPIDWAMKETELNSGNIDLIWNGYAMNPERSEKVNFSTPYLEIGQAIIVLKDSPIETKNDLAGKTVAAQQSSSAVTILSQDAPELLKSFKGGEMVTYASNNDVFNDLDSKRSEAIIVGETYGRYTIKQKGEDNYRILKENFGVENIAVGVRKADKELLKQVNQALKEMEEDGTKEKIVNKWFSE from the coding sequence ATGAAAAAGAAATTAATTTTAGTTAGTCTGCTGTGTTTAGCTTTTGTAATCGGGGGATGCAAAAGTGAAACAAAGGCAAATACAAATGAAAAGAATAAAATTATTGTTGGTTTAGATGATACATTTGTACCGATGGGTTATCGAGATAAGGCTGGTAAAATTGTAGGTTTAGATGTGGATTTAGCTAAGGAATTTGGTAAACGTGCAAATGTTGACATTGAATTTCAGCCGATTGATTGGGCGATGAAAGAAACAGAGTTAAATTCTGGTAATATTGATTTAATTTGGAATGGGTATGCGATGAATCCTGAACGTAGTGAAAAAGTTAATTTTAGTACACCTTATTTAGAAATTGGTCAAGCGATTATTGTTTTAAAAGATAGTCCAATTGAAACGAAAAATGATTTAGCAGGCAAGACAGTCGCTGCGCAACAATCTTCTAGCGCTGTTACGATTTTAAGCCAAGATGCACCAGAGTTGTTAAAATCATTTAAAGGAGGCGAAATGGTTACGTACGCTTCGAATAATGATGTGTTTAACGATTTGGATAGCAAGAGAAGCGAGGCGATCATAGTAGGAGAAACATATGGCCGCTATACAATTAAGCAAAAAGGTGAAGACAACTATCGCATTTTAAAAGAAAATTTTGGTGTTGAAAACATTGCGGTAGGGGTTCGTAAAGCAGATAAAGAATTATTAAAACAAGTGAATCAAGCTTTGAAAGAAATGGAAGAAGATGGAACGAAAGAAAAAATAGTCAATAAATGGTTTAGTGAGTAG
- the rpmA gene encoding 50S ribosomal protein L27, with product MLKMNLQFFAHKKGGGSTTNGRDSNSKRLGAKRADGQTVTGGSILYRQRGTKIYPGVNVGIGGDDTLFAKVDGVVRFERKGRDKKQVSVYPAVAQ from the coding sequence ATGTTGAAAATGAATTTACAATTCTTCGCCCACAAAAAAGGTGGCGGATCTACAACTAACGGACGTGACTCAAACTCTAAACGCTTAGGCGCTAAAAGAGCAGATGGTCAAACTGTTACAGGTGGTTCAATTTTATACCGTCAACGCGGAACTAAAATTTACCCAGGTGTAAACGTTGGAATTGGTGGAGACGATACACTTTTTGCTAAAGTAGATGGTGTAGTTCGCTTCGAACGTAAAGGTCGCGACAAAAAACAAGTATCTGTATACCCTGCAGTTGCTCAATAA
- a CDS encoding ribosomal-processing cysteine protease Prp, with translation MIQALFKRDEDGNLVSFEITGHAESGPDGSDIVCAAVSALTFGATNSIEALAGFQPLVEMDEENGGHLYVEVIQDINREQSHIAQILLESLLLSIGTIVEEYPEYVKIIK, from the coding sequence ATGATTCAAGCACTATTCAAGCGTGATGAAGATGGAAACCTAGTTTCTTTCGAAATTACTGGACATGCAGAGTCAGGACCCGATGGCAGTGACATTGTGTGTGCCGCTGTATCAGCTTTGACTTTTGGAGCAACAAATAGTATCGAAGCCTTAGCCGGATTCCAACCACTAGTTGAGATGGATGAAGAAAATGGTGGACATCTTTATGTTGAAGTTATCCAAGATATTAATCGTGAGCAGTCACACATAGCTCAGATTCTTTTAGAGAGTCTTCTGTTGTCAATAGGGACTATCGTAGAAGAGTATCCTGAGTATGTCAAAATAATAAAATAA
- the dcuC gene encoding C4-dicarboxylate transporter DcuC: MIEIFLVILVLGVVAYLIIKNYNPILTLISGGLVLLACAVILGHPLYPAGEGTGLGVFDIFMKFKDTIIGQVQSAGLVIMILFGYSGYMNKIGANQVAVNLLVKPMMKIKAKALFVPIIFLIGNLMSLVIPSASSLAIILMSILYPMLQGIGISSLTAAGVIAMTATIMPTPLGADNVIAAETLGYDLLNYVMWNAKISIPTLFIIAVAHYFWQKYCDKKEGASAFIEMDQAKLEKIEESNTPTFYAILPLMPLLLILIVGIMSIVIKGITMDIFVLTMIAFFIAVLIETCRYRSFKTVQLSAVEMFNGMGQGFSRVVMLVVGGSLFTTAIQSLGVIDNLLSSVESSTSAGIVTMFIFSGATTLFGILSGGGLAMFYAVIELIPNIADKAGVDGILITLPMQMIANLARTISPVAAVVMIVASTVGVSPVRVLKRTSVPTIVGIVSVIVLSLLILPY, translated from the coding sequence ATGATTGAAATTTTTTTAGTTATACTTGTTTTAGGAGTTGTTGCGTACTTAATTATTAAAAACTATAATCCAATTCTGACCTTAATTAGTGGAGGATTAGTCTTATTAGCATGTGCGGTTATACTAGGCCACCCGTTATATCCAGCTGGAGAAGGGACAGGTTTAGGTGTTTTTGATATTTTTATGAAATTTAAAGATACGATTATTGGGCAAGTTCAATCAGCGGGCTTAGTTATTATGATTTTATTTGGCTACTCAGGGTACATGAATAAAATTGGGGCCAATCAAGTTGCCGTCAATTTATTAGTGAAACCAATGATGAAAATTAAAGCTAAAGCTCTATTTGTACCCATTATTTTTCTAATAGGAAACTTAATGTCTTTAGTTATCCCAAGTGCATCGAGTTTAGCGATTATTTTAATGTCAATTCTATATCCTATGTTACAAGGTATTGGTATTTCTTCCCTAACTGCAGCCGGAGTGATCGCGATGACTGCAACTATCATGCCTACACCTTTAGGAGCAGATAACGTTATTGCGGCAGAAACATTAGGCTATGACTTATTAAATTATGTGATGTGGAATGCAAAAATATCCATTCCAACACTATTCATTATTGCAGTGGCACACTATTTTTGGCAGAAATACTGTGATAAAAAAGAGGGCGCTAGTGCTTTTATCGAAATGGATCAAGCTAAGCTAGAAAAGATTGAAGAAAGTAATACACCTACTTTTTATGCAATTTTACCATTAATGCCATTACTCTTAATTTTAATTGTTGGGATTATGAGTATAGTTATAAAAGGAATTACGATGGATATCTTTGTATTAACAATGATTGCTTTCTTTATTGCAGTTTTGATTGAAACATGCCGTTATCGTTCTTTTAAAACAGTCCAGTTGTCAGCTGTTGAAATGTTCAATGGCATGGGCCAAGGTTTTAGCCGAGTAGTGATGTTGGTAGTGGGAGGCTCTCTTTTTACTACAGCTATCCAATCATTAGGAGTTATTGATAATCTTCTTTCTTCTGTTGAATCCTCAACATCAGCTGGTATTGTCACAATGTTTATTTTTAGTGGTGCAACAACATTGTTTGGCATTTTAAGTGGTGGAGGACTAGCTATGTTTTATGCGGTGATTGAACTAATCCCGAATATTGCAGATAAAGCAGGTGTGGACGGAATTTTAATTACGTTGCCAATGCAAATGATTGCCAATTTGGCTAGGACTATTTCACCTGTGGCAGCGGTGGTTATGATTGTTGCTTCAACTGTTGGGGTTTCACCTGTTCGAGTTCTAAAAAGGACCAGCGTCCCAACCATTGTAGGTATTGTTTCTGTGATTGTGTTGTCGTTATTAATTTTGCCTTATTAA
- the mreC gene encoding rod shape-determining protein MreC, with the protein MHQFFSNKKLIILLVSVIACMGLIAYSIKERAKLPIVQQFTNDITAITGRVFAKPANAVVSFIDSIDDLKNTYEENQLLKSKIDKLYEQQVQLADLKEANKKMQEQLDLQSDISDFNKINGTVIGRNPDTWIDQIIVDRGSQNGIEKGMAVMSGPGLVGRVSEVSPTSSKVQLITTADTKNNRVAAEVQGGAAPVFGIINGYDKETKRLIMKQITADAVPEKGTQVVTSGLGGKTPRTLPIGEVDEVKLDSFGLSKEVYVKPYADTNDIRYVTFIQRSAESGE; encoded by the coding sequence TTGCATCAATTTTTTTCAAATAAGAAGTTAATTATTTTGTTAGTAAGTGTAATTGCTTGTATGGGTTTAATTGCATACTCTATCAAAGAACGAGCAAAACTGCCAATTGTTCAACAATTTACCAATGATATTACGGCAATCACTGGTCGTGTTTTTGCTAAACCCGCTAATGCGGTCGTTAGTTTTATTGACTCTATTGATGACTTGAAAAATACTTATGAAGAAAATCAATTGTTAAAATCTAAAATTGATAAACTTTACGAGCAACAGGTTCAGCTTGCTGATTTAAAAGAAGCCAATAAAAAAATGCAAGAACAGTTAGACTTGCAAAGTGATATTTCTGATTTTAATAAAATCAACGGAACCGTTATTGGGAGAAATCCAGATACTTGGATAGATCAAATTATTGTTGATCGAGGCAGTCAAAATGGAATCGAAAAAGGCATGGCTGTAATGTCTGGTCCAGGACTTGTGGGGCGTGTTAGTGAAGTTAGCCCAACTAGTTCAAAAGTTCAATTAATTACAACAGCAGACACTAAAAACAATCGAGTTGCAGCAGAAGTTCAAGGTGGAGCAGCTCCAGTTTTTGGGATTATTAATGGGTACGATAAAGAAACGAAACGTTTAATTATGAAACAAATTACAGCAGACGCAGTTCCAGAGAAAGGCACGCAAGTTGTGACATCAGGATTAGGTGGAAAAACCCCTAGAACACTTCCAATCGGTGAAGTAGATGAAGTCAAGCTAGATTCTTTTGGATTATCAAAAGAAGTTTATGTGAAACCTTATGCGGATACAAATGATATTCGTTACGTGACGTTTATTCAACGTAGCGCTGAGAGTGGTGAATAA
- a CDS encoding amino acid ABC transporter ATP-binding protein, whose product MILEVKNVTKKFNGLPVIQNFDFSIAAGEIVTLVGKSGTGKTTLMRLINNLEKADSGTIKIGNQLLCETKNEQSVYASKKDIRAYHNSIGMVFQDYQLFPNLTVLENCLEAPIAQKLDTKSNLIKKAEELLGQVGLSDKIQVMPSTLSGGQKQRVAIARAMMLNPKILCFDEPTSALDRESTAEIGKMIQKIATDQTGILIVTHDLEFAEDIGTRVVSSEEFINK is encoded by the coding sequence ATGATTTTAGAAGTAAAAAATGTAACAAAAAAATTTAATGGGCTACCAGTTATTCAAAACTTTGATTTTAGTATCGCTGCTGGCGAAATTGTTACCCTAGTTGGAAAGTCAGGTACTGGGAAAACAACCCTTATGCGCTTGATCAATAATTTAGAAAAAGCGGATAGCGGAACAATTAAAATTGGCAATCAATTGTTATGTGAAACGAAAAATGAACAGAGTGTTTATGCATCAAAAAAAGATATTCGTGCCTATCATAATTCAATCGGGATGGTCTTTCAAGATTATCAACTATTTCCTAATCTAACGGTACTAGAAAATTGCTTAGAGGCCCCGATTGCTCAAAAATTAGATACAAAATCAAATTTAATAAAAAAGGCAGAAGAGTTATTAGGACAAGTTGGATTAAGCGATAAAATTCAAGTTATGCCTAGTACATTATCCGGTGGCCAAAAACAAAGAGTTGCTATTGCACGAGCGATGATGCTCAATCCTAAAATCTTATGTTTTGATGAACCTACATCGGCTTTGGATCGTGAATCTACAGCCGAAATTGGAAAAATGATTCAAAAAATCGCAACAGATCAAACGGGAATTCTAATTGTTACTCATGATTTAGAATTTGCTGAAGATATAGGAACTCGAGTTGTTAGTTCAGAAGAATTCATCAATAAATGA
- a CDS encoding amino acid ABC transporter permease, with product MITEIIPALLDGLKMTLLLFFIILIICIPLGFLVALARVYAPKFISFFIQVYIYIMRGSPLLLQLMIVFFGLPLVGITLDRFSAAIIAFSLNYVAYYAEIFRGGIIAVPVGQFEAIQVLGIGKIRGFQRIILPQVFRVVLPSVGNEVISLVKDTSLIYVIGLGELLRAGQIAANTYASLIPFVAVGLVYLAITGIVTLGLNQIEKKVRF from the coding sequence ATGATAACGGAGATAATTCCCGCTTTATTAGATGGATTGAAAATGACATTGTTACTCTTTTTTATTATATTAATTATTTGTATTCCTTTAGGGTTTTTGGTAGCATTAGCTAGGGTTTATGCACCGAAATTTATCTCCTTTTTTATTCAAGTTTATATTTATATTATGCGTGGGTCACCCTTGTTGCTCCAATTAATGATTGTTTTCTTCGGGTTGCCATTAGTTGGGATTACATTAGACCGTTTTTCCGCAGCAATCATTGCTTTTAGTTTAAATTACGTTGCTTACTACGCCGAAATTTTTCGCGGCGGAATCATAGCCGTTCCAGTTGGTCAATTTGAAGCCATTCAAGTTTTAGGAATTGGGAAAATTCGTGGTTTCCAAAGAATCATTCTGCCACAAGTTTTCCGGGTGGTCTTGCCATCTGTTGGAAATGAAGTGATTTCATTGGTTAAAGATACCTCATTAATTTATGTAATCGGCTTAGGTGAGTTACTTCGAGCAGGGCAAATAGCTGCTAATACTTATGCATCATTAATTCCATTTGTAGCTGTCGGATTGGTTTATTTAGCGATTACGGGTATTGTTACGCTTGGTTTAAATCAAATTGAAAAAAAAGTTCGTTTTTAA
- the minD gene encoding septum site-determining protein MinD: MGTAIVITSGKGGVGKTTSTANIGTALALQGKKVCLIDMDIGLRNLDVILGLENRIIYDIVDVVEERAKLHQAIIKDKRFNDNLYLLPAAQNADKSSVSGEQMIEIVDQLRPDYDYILIDCPAGIEQGFKNSIAAADSAIVITTPEISAVRDADRIIGLLEQTEMESPRLIINRIRQRMMQEGEVLDIDEITKHLSIDLLGIVFDDDSVIRSSNKGDPIVLDPKNPASLGYRNIARRILGETVPLMSFKKEKKNFFQKIFGK, translated from the coding sequence ATGGGGACAGCAATTGTCATTACATCTGGTAAAGGTGGAGTTGGTAAAACAACATCAACAGCCAATATTGGAACAGCTTTAGCATTGCAAGGGAAAAAGGTATGTTTGATCGACATGGATATTGGACTTCGTAATTTAGATGTTATTCTAGGTTTAGAAAATCGAATTATCTATGATATTGTGGATGTTGTTGAAGAGCGAGCAAAACTGCATCAAGCGATTATTAAAGATAAACGATTTAATGATAATCTTTATTTATTACCAGCTGCACAAAATGCAGATAAAAGTTCTGTTAGTGGGGAACAAATGATTGAAATCGTGGATCAATTACGACCAGACTATGATTATATTTTAATTGATTGTCCAGCTGGAATTGAACAAGGCTTTAAAAATTCAATTGCAGCAGCAGATAGTGCGATTGTTATTACAACACCAGAAATATCAGCTGTGCGTGATGCAGATCGAATTATTGGATTATTAGAACAAACGGAAATGGAATCACCTCGTTTGATTATTAATCGTATTCGTCAACGTATGATGCAAGAGGGTGAAGTATTGGATATCGATGAAATTACGAAGCATTTATCGATTGATTTATTAGGTATCGTTTTTGATGATGATAGTGTTATTCGTTCATCTAATAAGGGAGACCCAATTGTTTTAGATCCTAAAAATCCAGCTTCATTAGGGTATCGCAATATAGCGCGTCGTATTTTAGGTGAAACAGTTCCTTTAATGTCCTTTAAAAAAGAGAAAAAAAACTTTTTTCAAAAAATATTTGGCAAATAA
- a CDS encoding septum site-determining protein MinC encodes MKQSVTLKGTKDGFVLTLDESVAFETVLSDLDQLLEKLHSENKEQKEVQKGISLEVKTGMRLFSEDEKAEITEKISSKSQFQLKKISAEVLTYQQATEWHESNSLQMEIQTIRSGQVLQAPGDILLIGKIHPGGTIRASGSIFILGELLGLAHAGFDGDNEAIVVADFQTDAQIRIAESVQIIENKAKNQAGTDEKQFAYINDLHILDFEGLDKLRTIRPKMGKVTGGLF; translated from the coding sequence ATGAAACAAAGTGTGACGTTAAAAGGGACGAAAGACGGTTTTGTTTTGACTTTAGATGAAAGTGTTGCTTTTGAAACAGTACTAAGTGATTTAGATCAATTACTTGAAAAGTTACATTCTGAAAATAAAGAACAAAAAGAAGTCCAAAAAGGAATCAGTCTAGAAGTAAAAACAGGGATGCGACTTTTTTCAGAAGATGAAAAAGCTGAGATTACTGAAAAGATTAGTAGCAAAAGTCAATTTCAGTTAAAGAAAATTAGCGCTGAAGTATTGACCTATCAACAGGCCACAGAATGGCACGAAAGCAACAGCTTGCAGATGGAGATTCAAACGATTCGAAGTGGACAAGTTTTGCAAGCACCAGGTGATATTTTATTAATTGGAAAGATTCATCCAGGTGGCACGATTCGGGCTAGCGGAAGTATCTTTATACTGGGAGAGCTTTTAGGTCTAGCTCATGCTGGGTTTGATGGAGACAATGAAGCTATTGTTGTGGCTGATTTTCAAACAGATGCACAAATTCGAATTGCTGAAAGTGTACAAATCATTGAAAATAAAGCTAAAAATCAAGCTGGCACGGACGAAAAACAATTTGCATATATTAATGACTTGCATATTTTAGATTTTGAAGGATTAGATAAATTAAGAACGATACGACCTAAGATGGGCAAAGTGACAGGAGGATTATTTTAA
- the rihC gene encoding ribonucleoside hydrolase RihC, whose amino-acid sequence MTRRPIIIDTDPGIDDAVAIAIALNSEELDVKLISTVAGNVDVEKTTRNALKLVTFLGKETPVAKGADRPLLKELETASDVHGESGMDGYEFPESQNKELSIHAVEALKKYILASPEKITLVPIAALTNIALLFTMYPEVKENIEEIVMMGGTLSRGNTNSIAEFNTYVDPHAAQMVFQAGVPITMVGLDVTDTAVLTSVENEQIKTYGKVGEMFYALFQHYRGGSLKSGLKMHDVCAIAYLLQPEMFKTQLTHAEIQLEGPAAGAVIADLKMNYHTTTNVSVCLEIDVEKFRHWTLKELQKNQ is encoded by the coding sequence ATGACAAGAAGACCAATTATTATTGATACAGATCCAGGAATTGATGATGCAGTTGCAATTGCAATTGCATTAAATAGTGAAGAGCTTGATGTTAAATTAATTAGCACTGTAGCAGGAAATGTAGATGTTGAAAAAACAACGAGAAATGCCTTGAAATTAGTGACATTTTTAGGGAAAGAGACCCCAGTTGCTAAAGGTGCTGATCGGCCATTACTAAAAGAGCTGGAAACTGCTAGTGATGTTCACGGAGAATCAGGTATGGATGGATATGAGTTTCCTGAGTCGCAAAATAAAGAACTATCTATTCACGCTGTTGAAGCATTGAAAAAATATATTTTAGCAAGTCCAGAAAAAATTACGTTGGTACCGATTGCAGCTCTAACTAATATTGCCTTATTATTTACTATGTATCCAGAAGTGAAAGAAAATATTGAGGAAATTGTTATGATGGGCGGGACACTATCAAGAGGGAATACGAACTCAATTGCTGAATTTAACACATATGTGGATCCTCATGCTGCACAGATGGTTTTTCAAGCAGGTGTTCCAATTACAATGGTTGGCTTAGATGTTACGGACACAGCGGTTTTAACCTCAGTTGAAAATGAACAAATCAAAACTTACGGAAAAGTTGGAGAAATGTTTTATGCACTCTTCCAACATTATCGTGGAGGAAGTTTGAAATCCGGTTTGAAAATGCATGATGTTTGCGCTATTGCTTATTTACTTCAACCAGAAATGTTTAAAACACAACTAACCCATGCAGAAATCCAATTAGAAGGGCCAGCTGCTGGAGCTGTAATTGCTGATTTAAAAATGAATTACCATACAACTACAAATGTATCCGTTTGTTTAGAAATTGATGTAGAAAAATTTCGTCATTGGACATTAAAAGAGTTGCAAAAAAATCAATAG